Proteins encoded in a region of the Labeo rohita strain BAU-BD-2019 chromosome 22, IGBB_LRoh.1.0, whole genome shotgun sequence genome:
- the pex6 gene encoding peroxisome assembly factor 2 — translation MAAPMKLQCLDDFPSHIHPLHVLINKSQFTEKFPDYTGPTYALLLSLTDKRAPSNRGFLVCAHVTPEEETNVNIPTCLAVYVSKSFLKHYGLKEHSPGTVRPQSLLPLKKIVIGARTKQSFKWASSEKFSNGLLILASCHGQTLLARQGDALLIPYHHLLGEEAAQVQQYLSDVMVLECTPVNQGMITVDTSVVVSDCRDLDMTNTNITSRLSASSLFVSDFAQYANSLSSGSSLLNSKVLDFSAFLQALECRLDVRVLDVSSLHKPGGILSRLEKNEALDVDSCIFVNKSLLLKMGVFNGEWVIASVPTEKTKKTPPGQSPVLGDRESSWKIPFKKQGRVHLVAIKAFDTVKHQDMDVNDNVGFISPVQWFNLSDGMAVPVGNKTIKIKRWNKVSSHAESQISVSACRCAAPPFAKELHIEAVISPDYNSHGPFDSILYKHFSTPRLVQRGSILGIPTEGHPDLIENSSEGILRWPVLYFKVKRVCGFSAEEEEVSSYLADSNHTSLYMGGSAHSPSPCSVLPKGLSFWTSLCSPGLSSTVEQLLTIIQPHFSESSSTLKKGCSVLLMGPNGSGKVTAVRAASRRLHLHLIKVDCVTLCADTAAACEAKMKSVFERAELHHPCVLLLRNLQLLGQPRDGIETDSRVTSTLCQLVAAVHASVVVVGSVSSQRELSSDVMAAFVHQVAIESLSEEQRRTMLSSLSEDLMLGKDVNLAKIAKQTAGFVLGDICALLTNAGKAAHRRLLQTYFPEGASEQEEEDLCVSGVSVTSEDFSTALDVLQEAHSQAIGAPKIPSVRWQDVGGLQQVKKEILDTIQLPLEHPELLSLGLRRSGLLLYGPPGTGKTLLAKAVATECTMTFLSVKGPELINMYVGQSEENIREVFSKARTAAPCIIFFDELDSLAPNRGHSGDSGGVMDRVVSQLLAELDGLHSSGDVFVIGATNRPDLLDQSLLRPGRFDKLVYVGVNEDRESQLQVLKAILRKFKVDPSVCLSEIVESCPPQLTGADLYALCSDAMMCAVKRKISRIAEGVDSELSALTLCSEDFRQALSGLQPSVSEQQLNRYKLIQQKFTSK, via the exons ATGGCGGCGCCTATGAAGTTGCAGTGCCTTGATGACTTTCCATCACATATTCATCCTCTACACGTGCTTATCAACAAATCACAATTCACGGAAAAGTTTCCAGACTACACCGGCCCCACATACGCGTTGTTACTGTCACTGACGGACAAGCGCGCACCTTCTAATCGGGGCTTTTTGGTGTGCGCGCACGTAACGCCAGAGGAAGAGACCAATGTAAACATTCCCACGTGTCTCGCTGTTTATGTGAGTAAGTCTTTCCTCAAACACTACGGTCTGAAGGAGCACTCACCGGGAACGGTTCGTCCACAGTCTCTGCTGCCTTTAAAGAAGATTGTCATCGGTGCTCGGACGAAGCAGAGCTTTAAATGGGCTTCTTCAGAGAAGTTCTCCAATGGTCTGCTGATCCTGGCGTCCTGTCATGGACAAACTCTGCTGGCGAGACAAGGCGATGCGCTACTGATACCCTACCATCATTTACTGGGGGAGGAGGCCGCACAGGTGCAGCAGTACCTGTCAGATGTGATGGTGCTGGAGTGCACACCTGTCAACCAAGGCATGATAACAGTGGACACTAGTGTGGTTGTGTCGGATTGTAGAGATCTGGATATGACTAACACTAATATCACTAGCAGACTGTCTGCTTCCTCTCTCTTTGTGTCTGATTTCGCCCAGTATGCGAATAGTTTGAGTTCTGGCAGCTCTTTGTTGAACAGTAAAGTGTTAGACTTCAGTGCTTTCTTACAGGCTCTTGAATGCAGACTTGATGTGCGTGTGCTAGACGTCTCCAGTCTCCATAAACCCGGAGGAATTCTGTCTAGATTAGAGAAGAATGAAGCGTTGGATGTTGACAGCTGTATTTTTGTGAACAAGAGCTTGTTACTGAAGATGGGTGTGTTTAACGGGGAGTGGGTCATTGCATCCGTCCCAACAGAGAAGACAAAGAAGACTCCTCCGGGTCAGAGTCCTGTTTTGGGAGACCGTGAAAGCAGCTGGAAAATTCCCTTTAAGAAGCAGGGACGTGTTCATTTAGTTGCAATCAAAGCGTTTGACACCGTTAAACACCAGGACATGGATGTGAATGACAATGTAGGCTTCATTTCACCGGTTCAGTGGTTTAACCTATCAGACGGGATGGCAGTGCCTGTTGGAAACAAGACCATCAAAATTAAG AGGTGGAATAAAGTATCATCGCATGCAGAGTCGCAGATCTCCGTGAGCGCGTGTCGATGTGCAGCGCCGCCGTTTGCTAAAGAGCTGCACATTGAAGCCGTCATATCACCAGACTACAACTCTCATGGGCCCTTCGACAGCATCCTCTACAAACACTTCAGCACACCCAG GCTTGTTCAGCGGGGGAGTATATTGGGAATCCCGACAGAAGGACATCCTGATCTTATAGAGAACAGCTCTGAAGGAATCCTCAG GTGGCCTGTGCTGTATTTCAAAGTAAAGCGGGTGTGTGGTTTTTCTGCTGAGGAGGAAGAGGTTTCTTCATATCTGGCTGATAGCAATCACACTTCACTATACATG GGAGGCTCCGCCCACAGCCCATCTCCCTGCTCTGTGCTGCCGAAGGGTTTGTCTTTCTGGACGAGTCTCTGTTCTCCAGGTCTCTCCAGCACTGTGGAGCAACTGCTCACTATCATCCAACCTCACTTCAGTGAAAG CTcttcaacattaaaaaaaggctGTTCGGTTCTTCTGATGGGTCCGAATGGCAGCGGTAAAGTTACCGCGGTAAGAGCAGCTAGCAGGAGGCTACATCTGCATCTGATCAAG GTGGACTGCGTCACTCTCTGTGCAGACACTGCAGCTGCGTGCGAGGCTAAGATGAAGTCTGTCTTTGAGAGAGCTGAGCTCCATCACCCgtgtgttttgctgctgagaAACCTGCAGCTGCTCGGCCAGCCACGGGACGGCATTGAGACGGACTCCAGGGTCACTTCCACCCTCTGCCAGCTCGTAGCAGCTGTTCATGCCAG TGTAGTTGTGGTGGGCTCAGTGAGCAGCCAGCGAGAGTTGTCCTCAGATGTGATGGCAGCGTTTGTGCACCAGGTGGCGATAGAGAGCCTGTCTGAGGAGCAGCGCAGGACGATGCTGTCCAGTCTCAGTGAGGACCTGATGTTGGGAAAAGACGTCAACCTTGCCAAGATTGCCAAACAGACAGCT GGTTTTGTTTTGGGAGATATTTGCGCACTCCTTACCAACGCTGGAAAAGCCGCTCACAGACGACTTCTGCAGACGTA ttTTCCAGAAGGGGCGAGTGAACAGGAAGAGGAGGATCTGTGTGTCTCTGGGGTGAGCGTCACGTCTGAGGATTTCAGCACGGCACTGGACGTCCTACAGGAGGCACATTCACAAGCCATTGGTGCGCCAAAG ATCCCGTCAGTAAGATGGCAGGATGTCGGTGGACTGCAGCAGGTTAAGAAGGAAATTCTGGACACGATTCAGCTTCCTCTGGAGCATCCAGAGCTGCTCTCGCTGGGGCTGCGGCGCTCCGGACTGCTGCTCTACGGGCCGCCTGGCACCGGAAAAACTCTGCTGGCTAAAGCCGTCGCCACGGAGTGCACCATGACCTTCCTCAG tGTGAAGGGTCCTGAACTCATCAACATGTATGTTGGTCAGAGTGAGGAGAACATTCGAGAAG TGTTCAGTAAGGCCAGAACGGCTGCTCCctgtattattttctttgatGAGCTGGACTCTTTGGCTCCTAATAGAGGCCACAGTGGAGACTCAGGAGGGGTGATGGACAG ggtTGTGTCGCAGCTTTTAGCAGAGCTGGATGGCCTTCATTCATCTGGAGACGTTTTTGTGATTGGAGCAACTAATCGTCCAGATCTGCTGGACCAGTCATTGCTCAGGCCTGGCAG ATTTGATAAGCTGGTGTATGTGGGTGTGAATGAAGACCGAGAGTCGCAGCTGCAGGTTCTGAAGGCAATCTTGCGCAA GTTTAAGGTGGACCCCAGTGTGTGTCTGTCGGAGATCGTGGAGTCCTGTCCTCCTCAACTGACCGGAGCCGATCTGTATGCGCTCTGCTCGGATGCCATGATGTGTGCCGTCAAGAGGAAGATTTCACGCATCGCTGAAG
- the commd2 gene encoding COMM domain-containing protein 2: MLLVLSEEHKEHLGFLSEVDPTVVGEFGRIAVEFLKKGSNPKIYEGAARKLNVSSESVQHGVEGLMYLLTESSKLMISEVDFQDSVLVLGFSEELNKLLLQLYLENRKEIRQILSKLAPSLPHYHNLEWRLDVQLASRALRHQVKPTVTLKLHLEDGAKRSAHVLQTDPATLQHLIQELERALGELKTNHCRRILRNIK; encoded by the exons ATGCTGCTAGTTTTATCTGAGGAGCACAAGGAGCATTTAGGATTCTTGTCCGAAGTGGATCCAACGG TTGTTGGTGAGTTCGGCAGAATCGCAGTGGAGTTTCTGAAAAAAGGCTCAAACCCTAAAATATATGAGGGAGCTGCAC GGAAGCTGAATGTGTCGTCAGAGAGCGTCCAGCACGGCGTGGAGGGCTTGATGTATCTCCTGACCGAGAGCTCCAAACTAATG ATTTCGGAGGTGGATTTCCAGGACTCCGTATTGGTGTTGGGATTCTCAGAGGAGCTCAATAAACTTCTGCTCCAGCTGTATTTAGAGAACAGGAAGGAGATCCGACAGATTCTCAGCAAACTCGCCCCCAGCCTGCCCCATTATCACAACCTGGAGTGGAGGCTCGATGTTCAA TTGGCGAGTCGGGCGCTTCGGCATCAGGTGAAACCCACCGTGACCCTGAAGCTCCACCTGGAGGATGGTGCGAAGCGCAGCGCCCACGTCCTGCAGACGGATCCCGCCACACTGCAACATCTCATTCAAGAGCTGGAACGAGCGCTCGGCGAGCTCAAGACCAACCACTGCCGCCGCATCCTCCGCAACATCAAATAG